From the genome of Arvicola amphibius chromosome 9, mArvAmp1.2, whole genome shotgun sequence:
tCTGGGTTTGCAGAGAGAGACCGTGGGGGACAGGAGGGGGGGCTCTGTCCTGGGTCTGTGGAGAGAGACCgtgggggaaaggaggggggcTCTGTCCTGGGTTTGCGGAGAGAGACCGTAGGGGACAGGAGCGGGGGGGCTCTGTCCTGGGTCTGTGGGGGACAGGAGGGGGGGCTCTGTCCTGGGTTTGCGGAGAGAGACCGTGGGGGACGGGAGGGGGGGCTCTGTCCTGGGTCTGTGGAGAGAGACCGTGGGGGACAGGGCAGGGTTTCTGGGGGCCTGGGGAACGGATAATCTCAGGAGGGTACAGCCCAGCCTTGGCTCTgccctttttaatttttcctgtcttccctgcTCAGATTCTGGATCACAGCCCGGTGGTGTCCCGAGTGCTCCCACTGGTCCCCTGGGACCTCCTGGTCATGGACAGACCCTGGGTAAGAATGAGGCTATCGGAGCAGGCTGAGAGCTCTGGGTAGAAAAGGGGTAGGGCTGAGTGGGTGGCGTGAAGTGGTCCAGGTTCAAGGTTACATCAGACCCACCCCCCAGGCTCCACCCTCATCCAgctgccctccctgccccctgAGCTCATGCACGCCGTCGCCCACCAGATCACTCATCAGGCCATGGTGGCAGCTGTTGCCTCCGCGGCCGCAGGTAATGACCTGGAAGGGGAGGCCTGGGAGGTGGGGCCTAGTTAATGGTGGTGGGTCCTGTCTGCTGGCTGGTAAGGACTGAACCCTCAGCCCTCTTTGGTCTCTCTTTGTACCCACAGGACAGCAAGTGCCTGGCTTCCCAACAGCACCAACTCGGGTGGTGATTGCTCGACCCACTCCTCCACAGGCTCGGCCTTCCCATCCTGGGGGTCCTCCAGTCTCTGGGACTCTGGTGGGTTGGGGAAAATAccagtgagaaaatactggaggattgtgggagaggggagggacaaGACTGAATCTCTTTCCTGTTCCCCAGCAGGGCACTGGGCTGGGTACAAACACTTCATTGGCCCAGATGGTGAGCGGCCTTGTGGGGCAACTTCTTATGCAGCCTGTCCTTGTGGGTGAGTCCTGTTCTTTTCTAGCTCAAACTTGAGGTATTTCCAGCTGCAGCTTGGgttactgtgagttcaaggacatcctagACTGTAGACTTATAATAATttctaagctagcctgggctactgagtaTGATTTTGGAAAGGGCTGTACATGACAGCTGTCCTGATGACCCGGCCTGTCCTGCTCACGTATGTCTTGGAGAagttcttagtttttgttttcctgctggAAAGGCCAGGATAAGGCAGCTGTAATCTGGTTTTTGTtcaaattatactttttttttgttgttgttgttgttttttttgttcttgACAGCTCAGGGGACTCCAGGAATGGCTGCAGCTGcagcccctgccccagcccctgcccctgcTCCTGCACCAGCTCCAGCTACAGCGTCCGCTAGTGCTGGTACCACCAACACAGCTACAACTGCCGGCCCTGCTCCTGGGGGTCCTGcccagcctccacctccacagCCCTCTGCAGCCGACCTTCAGTTCTCTCAGCTCCTGGGGAACCTGCTGGGGCCTGCAGGGCCCGGGGCTGGCGGTCCTGGCCTGGCCTCTCCCACCATCACTGTTGCAATGCCCGGTGTGCCCGCTTTTCTCCAGGGCATGACTGACTTCTTGCAGGTAAGTGGCTGTCCTTGTGCCCCAGCCCAGGAAAGCAGTGGTCTTTGTTGCCGCTCTGTAACTGCAAAGTAATATCCTTAGTGAGCTGACAGTGACGTAAGAGAGGACGGGACCTGAAGATCTGTGGATGCCCACCTAAAAGTCAgcactgcctgcttcctgctctgacCAGGTCAGAGGCAGCGAGGCTGAGTGTCTGTCCCTGAGTGTTCTGGCTTGAGAAGTTAAGATCAAAGCTAGCTCTTGCTGCTCGCGCAGAGAGACCTGAAtctgatttctagcacccacatggtggttcacaaccatctgcagctccagttccagggatcggTTACTCTTCTGGTCCCCATGGGAACCAAGCATACACATTTAACCGATGTAGTCAGGCAGAATaccatacatattaaatatagtgataaaaagttttttgtttttcttaaagtcaAGATCAGAATTTagctccctccccttctcccaggcCTGTTGTTTTGCGCCCTCTTGATGAGTTTTTTGTTCTTGACCCTGtgtctttgtcttctgttcttAATTCCTTCTCTGTTAGGCATCACAGACtgcccctccaccccctccccctcctccacccccaccccctgccccagaGCAGCAGACCACACCCCCACCAGGGTCTCCTTCTGGTGGAGCAGGGAGTCCTGGAGGCTTGGGTCCTGAGAGCCTGCCACCAGAGTTTTTCACCTCGGTGGTGCAGGGCGTGCTGAGCTCCCTCCTGGGCTCCCTGGGGGCTCGGGCTGGCAGCAGCGAGAGCATTGCCGCCTTCATCCAGCGCCTCAGTGGGTCCAGCAACATCTTTGAGCCTGGGGCTGATGGGGCTCTTGGTAAGCAAAATGGAGGTGCTATAGTCTTGGGAACTAGCAGAGTGGAAAGGTAGTTAGCCTTTCTGTACTAAGGATTAGGGCTGGGCTAGGAGGTAAAGGCCATTGCTCACTTCTCACCCTCTCCCTAGGATTCTTTGgagctctgctctctcttctgtgCCAGAATTTCTCAATGGTGGATGTGGTGATGCTTCTGCATGGGCATTTCCAGCCCCTGCAGCGGCTCCAGCCTCAGCTGCGAGCTTTCTTCCACCAGCACTATCTGGGTGGTCAGGAGCCCACGCCTGGCAACATCCGGGTAAATGAAGGCGCCATGCCCCAGATCTTTCCTTGCTCCCCACCTCCATTCCTTAACCCTGACATCAGTCAGTGAGGTGGGACTAAACCTGAGCTATGACGTTCCTCTACAGATGGCAACCCACACACTGATCACTGGCCTGGAGGAATATGTGAGGGAGAGTTTTGTGAGTatcctttgtgtgttttcttcatgTCTAGGTTTGGGCGGGGAGGCTGGGGGTCcctgctgcctccaccttctaGATCCTCAAGGTCCTGATTTGGagttctttctgtgtctcagtcTTTGGTGCAGGTTCAACCAGGTGTGGACATCATCCGGACGAACTTAGAGTTTCTTCAGGAGCAGTTTAACAGCATTGCTGCTCACGTGCTGCACTGCACAGGTGAGGCGGGGCAGCCGGGGAGGGGTGCTGGCTGTGCGGGACTGCCAGACTCATGGGCCCTCTGCATCTTCTTGCAGACAGTGGATTTGGAGCCCGGTTGCTGGAACTGTGTAACCAGGGCCTGTTTGAGTGCTTGGCCCTGAACCTGCACTGCTTGGGGGGACAGCAGATGGAGCTTGCTGCCGTCATCAATGGCCGGATTGTAAGCACAGTTCTCTGGTCTCGCGCTTCTTTGTTACTTGTCTTGTAGTGTTGATATTTCTCTCCAGACACTGCACCTGCTGCGTAGATGTATATCACACGAACAGGTTGAAAGTTCAAATGGGATTTCTAACCCTCAGCGTCGCATGTCTCGTGGAGTGAACCCGTCTTTGGTGAGCTGGCTGACGACCATGATGGGACTGAGGCTTCAGGTGGTCCTGGAGCACATGCCTGTGGGCCCTGATGCCATCCTCAGATACGTGCGCAGGGTCGGCGACCCCCCTCAGGTACGGAGTCGGGAtggaaggaagctggagagatggatggactGATTcctcccacaccaccaccaccagctcctTTCTTTGTCTAATTCCACAGGCCCTTCCTGAAGAGCCAATGGAAGTTCAGGGAGCAGAAAGAACTTCTCCTGAACCTCAGGTACCAGGGAGAGGTGGAAAGGCAGGCCAGATATGTATAGATGGCTGGAAGAAAAAGGGCTTGGGGGCAAAGAATTCTGAAGTTGGACTTTCCTGCCATCTGCTTTCTAGCGGGAGAAtgcttctccagcccctggaacaaCAGCAGAAGAAGCCATGTCCCGAGCCCCGCCCCCTGCTCCTGAGGGGGGTTCTCGAGATGAGCAGGACAGTGCTTCAGCTGATGCAGAGCCTTGGGCAGCTGCCGTTCCCCCAGTAAGTGGCGAGAGGTGATCAGTGGGCTAAAGAGCTGTGAGTTGTGGGAATTATTTctaatcctttcctccccaggaaTGGGTCCCTATTATCCAGCAGGACATTCAGAGCCAGCGGAAGGTGAAACCTCAGCCGCCCCTGAGTGATGCCTACCTCAGTGGTATGCCTGCCAAGAGACGCAAGGTTGGTGGTCTCTTTCCTGAGGATGTCTCTATCAACTACCCTTGTTGAGCTAGAGGCTTTTGCTTGCTagttcagtttcttcatctagtTAGGAATCCTGTTTGGGAGTCAGGCTTGTTCATGATTGTTAGGTGTGACCACATGAACCTTCATCTTACTGTTTCTGGCAGTTCTGGTACCTCAGCTGTGATTTTCCAAGTGGTTAGGTCCGTTTTAAGATGGGCTTGGCCTTGAGGAGTAGCGGACTCTGGGGCTCAGGTGGTCTGACCTGCTGGTGCCTTCTTTTGCAATCAAACATTTTCTGGCCATAAACTAGGAAGGCATTTCTGCTGTTAAAACCACATGTAGACTGTCCCCCTACCCTGGTTAGTATAGAGACTGGTTAACTAATGGAAAGGGTGAACTGGGTGGTGGCACTGGGTCTGATGTTGATCCCCTTTTCCCTCTCAACCTGTCCCCAGACAATGCAGGGTGAGGGCCCCCAGCTGCtactctcagaggcagtgagccGGGCAGCTAAGGCAGCCGGAGCTCGGCCCCTGACAAGCCCCGAGAGCCTGAGCCGGGACCTGGAGGCACCAGAGGTTCAGGAGAGCTACAGGCAGCAGGTGCCCCACTTTGCAGCAGAATAGGGATGGTCTATTGGGAGGGTCGGGTCAGGTTCCTGCTTCCCTGTATCTATTCAGAGATTGGTAGTGTGGGGGCTGCCGGTTGGTGGTCAAGGTTTTCCTGTGGCCTTTGGGAAGGCTCAGCAATCGCCATTGGGCTTGCCAGCATGGCTGGCAGGGAAGTACATCCTAAGGGTTGTCTTTGCATTTGCTGGGATCCTAGGGCTAAACCAGGACTCCTTCAACCTGTTTGTGCTTTCTCTTTCTAGCTCCGGTCTGATATCCAGAAACGACTGCAGGAAGATCCCAACTACAGCCCCCAGCGCTTCCCTAATGCCCACCGGGCATTTGCTGACGACCCCTAGCTTTCTCACCAGGGGACCGTTTCCCCTTTCCTTCAcagtatttaagaaaataaaagtcggATTTTCCTGGCTTCTTTGTCTGGTAGTGTTGAATACCTTCATTTCCTTCGCACATTTCATCAAATAATCCCAGTACACATACACCATTCATACTCTCCTTATGGATTATGTGCAGGCCTATCAAGATGGtactcagctgggcagtggtgataccatccttaatcccagcagttgggaggcagaggccagcctggtctacagagcaagctccaggacagccaggctacacagagaaaccctgtctcacacgGAAAAGAACTGAAAACTGCTAGAATAGACCTAGCATTCTGTGGCACCCATGCACCTGCCACCACCCCTTGTCCTAACTCCTTAAGAGGCTGCTGTTGTAACATCAGGTAAACTACTCTCAGGCCAGCTCCTGCGTTTTACAACTTGTCCCTGGATCTCTGGAACAGAAAGGCCTGATGACTAAGCTTGCTGAGGAAACCTGAAAAGTGTggtatagtggtttgaatgaaagtgGACCCATAGGCAGTGTAACCACTGTTAGGTGTCCCTGCTGGAGATGCGCAGGCCAGGCCAGACCCAGATTTAGAACCCTGGCTCTTCCAGCACCGTGTTTGCCGTACCCCGCTATGTTGATAGTAACTGAGTCTTTGAAGCTGTGAGCCAACTCCATAGTTGCATGgttattgtgtctcttcacagttgGTACCAACAACTGGGGTaatgctgtgataggcctgaccatgcttttgtttggaggaatgagTTTTGGATTTGGAAAGTAGCTAAGTATATTAAATTGGGCTTAGTGGACCACGTTAGCAGGGAAAAGGAGGTGCCAGTAGCAGTGTGGTACTGGGGGTAttttgaactgtgggggcctggcttaagaggtttcagagaataTTAATATGTTGGCGAGAGATGGGCTTATCATTTTGATGAAGAATGTGACTTTCTGCTCTTTTAAAAaactgcctgaggctaaattgaagatttatgagggctggagagatggctcagcggttaagagcattgcctgctcttccaaaggtcctgagttcaattcccagcaaccacatggtggctcacaaccatctataatggggtctggtgccctcttctggcctgcaggcacacacagaatatattgtacacataataaatattaaaaaaagatttatgaatAGTCTTGACAAAGATTTGCAGATAGCTCAGTAATGACAGTGTGGCTTGGTTATTTGTTGCCACACTTAtacagatctataatgaaaaggagcaagctgagcaatgaaaaatacaaaatgtactacttgaggagaaaaggaacccCAGAAGGGTAAACAGATTAAAGCCGAGACTGATGACCCCACCCAACACTAGGATggtgaatctgagtttgaggccagtctcatctacagAACAACTTTCAAAACAGCTAAgttttaggcagtgaaggaaaccatggaaaacaaagctaaagttgtaattgaacaagggggcaTGTTCCAGcccttggcagcttcagccacatggttctgaATTTTGAGTCAAAGATGcaagggttctctctctctctctctctctctctctcgatggcTAAAGAAAGATGCTGAGGAAACCCTGCTTGCAATAAACGGAACCTtgacgcaaaaaaaaaaaaaaaaaaaaaaaaaaagatgttgaggccaggcatgtgtcaggatATGGCCTAGAGCAATGGGAGAGCTGCTAACAGTGGAACCCGTGTAAGAGTATTGCAGTCAACAAAGGTAAAAGTTGGAGCTCATCATTAAagatacagagtttggagtttgcctggCTGGTTTACGGTGTTACTTTGGTCCAACATTTCCTCACTCAAAcctgtgttttggaatggtaatgaaTATTCTATACCACTATATGTTGGAAGCATATGATCTGCTTTTTGACTTTATAGGGGATTAGTTAGATTGCAcaaatctcagaaaagactttgaacttttaagcaGTGTTGAGACAATTGTCATTGACTATATGGGTCCTTTTGAAATTGGACTAAATGTATTTGTAttatattgttacaagcttatgaGAGCtagggaatggaatgtggtggtttggatgtaattggcccccataaactcatagggagtagcactattaggtgtggctttgttggagaaagtgttaCTGTGAGGTCTCCTTTGCTAAAGCTATGTTCGATGTGACACAGTAAAAGAAACCATCAAAACCAGACTGCTAGTTATGAAAATGTTTTTGGATGAGGGAGTAGTTCCAgcaagcagaacttggcagcttcagccacttTAGTCAAGGTTACAAGAAAAGGGGGCTGGGTGgtagcagtgcacacctttaattccagcactcagaaggcagaggcagaagggtctctgtgagtttgaggccagcctggcctacaaagcaaattcaggacagccagggctacacagagaaaccctttcttgaaaaaaaaaaaaaaagaaaaagaaaggggttatggtcccagaagccaggctgtggtggagcacactccggaggcagaggtaggtggatctctaagagttcaaggccagcctggtctacagagaccctgtaaaacaaacaaacaaaaagtcacagACAGGCCACTGTTGCCACTATTAATCCCATAGAGGACCGGGCATACAACTGTAACACACATTCGGAGTGCCTAGGCCTGTCACATGCAGGTCCCCTTGCTGTTGGTGTCAGGGGAGGCTGTAGCCACATCAAGCAGATGATGTAAACGCAAAACtcccaagtccaaatggactaaagacctcaacataaagccagccacactgaaccttacagaagagagagtggtaagtacacttgaacgcattggcacaggagaccacttcctaaaaagAACCCCAACAGCACACACACCGAGAGAAttattaaatgggacctcctgaaactgaaaagcttctataaagcaaaggacacggtcaacaagacaaaacgacagcctacagaatgggaaaagatcttcactaaccccacatcagaggtctgatagccaaaatatacaaagaactcaagaaatgggacaacagggggctggagagatggctcagaggttaagagcactgactgctcttctagaggtcccgagttcatttcccagcaaccacatggtggctcacaaccatctgtactgagatctggcgccctcctctggcaggcaggcatacattgaggcagaatgttgtatacataataaataaatctttaaaaaagggaCAACGAAAGATCACataatacagacctaaacagaggaatctaaaatggctgaaagacacttaaggaaatgtccaacatccttagtcatcagagaaatgcaaatcaaaacaattctgagattccatcttatacctgtaagaatggccaagatcaaaaacactgatgacaacttatgctggagaggtcgtggggaaaagggaacacttttgcattgctggtgggaatgcaagctgatacagcccctttggatgtcagtgtggctatttctcagaaaattaggaaacaaccttcctcaagacccaggaataccacttttgggtatatatccaaaggatgctcaatcgtgccacaaggacatgtgctcaactatgttcatagcagctttgtcatagccagaacctggaaaaaaccaaagtgcccctcgaccgaagaatggataaggaaaatgtggtacaattacacaatggagtcctacacagcagaaaaaaataatgacagcttaaatttttcaggaaaatggagctagaaaacattattttgagtgaagtaacccagacacaattatcacatgtactcactcataggtggttttaaaacattaagcaaaataaccagcctacaaaccagaatctcagagaacctagacaacgagaacactaagagagacttacatagatttaaGCTACAttggaagaagaaagtagaaaaagacaagatctcctgagtaaactgggaacatggggacccTGGAGGAGGACTGAAggcaggaggggagaggcagggaggggagcagaaagaaatgtagagctcaataaatatcaatgaaaaaaatttatttaaaaaagtatgtgctaggggctggagagatggctcagtggttaagaacattgcctgctcttccaaaggtcctgagttcaattcccagcaaccacatggtggctcacaaccatctgtaatgaggtctggtgccctcttctggcctgcagacatatacacagatagaatattgtatacataataaatatttttttaaaaaagtatgtgctAATGGATTTTCACTCCATGCTAAAAGCCAGGTATGTGTCAGAGATACCTCTGCTTGACAGAGGGGTCATTGTGTGGAGCCTGGACTGTGTTGGAGACCTCAATATTTCAGAGAcaccagagccatgggataccagCTGAGGAGAGCTGTTAACAAGGAATGATAGCagttcaagagaaagaagtgtgttgcggtcaacaaagctgaaagaagtTGGAGATTTGAAGTGCGTTTTGACATAAGATGGAGATGTAATGTCTGGCATCTGCACAGCTGGTTTTGACATAAGATGGAGATGTAATGTCTGGCATCTGCACAgctggttttctgtcttgctttggtccagtatttccttgctaTACTTTTATCATCCTGCTGcatgcagatccagatgtagaacatCTCTCACCATTTTTCCTGCCATGCTGATTGTGGACTAAACctcctctgaacctgtaagccagccccaattaaatgctttcctttataaaaattacatggttacagcaacagaaaccctaagacaggtaTGCACTGACCTCCACTGGTATGAGCAGAATTCCTTATTTGAGCCCAGCCAAAATTCGTAATTCTGGAACCTTGAAGTAACCAACAGGTAACTGAAGTATATAGTTCTTACTGAATCTACTGCATACATCATTAAGCAACACACTGTACATTACAGTTAATCCCCCAAATgacttcccccccttttttttttttaaattcttttattcttttttaacaaACGGCCCCAGGGACAGGGGAccaggggaagagaagaagggaagtgaggctcCAGACCCACaacccctccccatccaccccttcccccttatatatttataatctatATACAAGCCCCGGGGGTTGGGGTCAAGGGGAATTCCCTCAGCGGGGTGGGGGCAATCCAGGCTCCTTGTCTCCCCGGGACCCAGGCTCCTCTGCTCTTCGGGGAGGCCCTTCTCGAGAAGGTGGCCCTGTCCGTTCCCAAGGCTTCGGCATCCAGCGCAGGGCATCTGGTGGGGAGGCCTGAGGATAGGCACATGCGGAAGAGTTAAGTCACCAATCCTTCAGCAGCTCAGAAGGGAACCTGAGCTAAGGCTGGGGTCACAAGGTTTCTCCTTCACCTGCTGGTAGAGGTCAATGCGCTGAGTTCGGAATACTCCACTGTAGGTGGAAGGTGGGGCCTTGAGACGGGAATTGAGACCAGAGAAGGGCCTAAGGGAAGAAATTTGGTCAAGGCAAGCCCAAGACCTGTCCTGGTTTCAAAGAAAACTCCTAAGGATGCAGAGTTATATATTCCTATTTACCTTCCAGTTGGGGGAGTCCGAGATGACCCAGGACCACCAAGGTTGCTGCTGAGTTTGCGATAATCCTGGAAAGGCTTTAGTTCTACTGGGTGCAGCTGAAGATAAAAGATGATTCACCCTATGAACCTCCAGTCTGATCTATTcaccctttttcttccttttttggggggacagACCCTCAATCTCTCCACCTTGCCATCTTTCAAAATCCACTTAACGTGGACTACTGAGTCCTTCCACCCAACAGCTGCCTCACTTCTCAGCCACTATTCCCAACACCTCACCTCTGCTCGCCCCAAGCTAGGGGGGAAGGGCCTGGCAGATGAAGGCAACACCCGAGTAGCAGGAGCAGGTGGGGGCCGCACGGTCAGGCTGGGGGGCTGCAGAGCAGGGCCCACAGGTAACAGAGAAAGAGGGGGTGGAGCAGGAGGTGGCGCTGGTGGCAGGGAGCCGAAGTTCACCACTGGCAGCTGTGAATCCACCACAGGCAGAAGCATCTGCAACAAGAAACCCCAGGGAGCCCATTAGAGCAGGAAGGCACCGTGGGAAAATTCAAACTAAGACAGGCACAGGAGTGGAGGTGACAGATACCTGCTGAGCAGGGGCCCCTGAGGGAAGGAAGCCACTCTGACCACCTGGCTGCAGAGGAGTGGAATAGAAATCTGATGGGGATGGGAGGTCCTGGCGTACCTGTTGGGAGACGGGGAGGGAAAGTCACCCCCAGGTTGTAAACTGGACTATATGAGTTGATCCAGATCAGGTCAAGCCCCCCACCAGCACCCTCTCTGCTGCCCTAGCAGTCGCCCACCTCATACCTGAAGCAAGGGTGggtcaggcaaggggctggggcAGAAAGCTGCAGAGtagaagaaggaaggtggagggtaGAGAACTCCTCCAGCAGGCAACTTCCCCAGCTCTGTGGTTTGCAGTGCTGAGAAATCCACAAACTGGCCCTTGAGAGCTACCCCAGAGAGCAGTGCCGAGGGAGGGGCTGGACCTGGGGGTAGATACAGGGGCTGTGACCTGAAAAGAAGTTAGGGAGAAGATGTTATTCTCTTAGTGAGTGATACCTTAACCTTAGTTGTTTGGTACCCTCACCCCTGGAATCCATCTCTATTTCCTTCGGAGGTCTGTAGAAATCTAGTTTTACCTGTACTGGTGTAACGAGGGTGTCCCAGGACGGAAGCCTCCATTGTTGGGATGTAACTGAGAGTCGATGACACCCCCAGAGACCTGATGGAGAACAGCAAGGCAGAAGCAGTTCCATTATCTTTGATCAAGAAAAGGTAACCTGGGGCTGGATCACACAGCACAGTGGCAGAGAGGGGGCTTCACTGCCACCTGAGCCCCAGGTCTGTGCTCTAGCAGTGTGGCAGGTAACCCTGGTTGTCAGCAGGACTGAGA
Proteins encoded in this window:
- the Bag6 gene encoding large proline-rich protein BAG6 isoform X8, encoding MCVCMCLAACGLSRVAATPTEGGGGRRGRSASRSGLPELSAMEPSDSTGTAMEEPDSLEVLVKTLDSQTRTFIVGAQMNVKEFKEHIAASVSIPSEKQRLIYQGRVLQDDKKLQEYNVGGKVIHLVERAPPQTQLPSGASSGTGSASATHGGAPLPGTRGPGASVHDRNANSYVMVGTFNLPSDGSAVDVHINMEQAPIQSEPRVRLVMAQHMIRDIQTLLSRMECRGGPQAQASQPPPQTPTVASETALSSQPSEPVESEAPPREPMESEDMEERTPAQTPELTPSGPAPAGPTPAPETNTPNHPSPAEHVEVLQELQRLQRRLQPFLQRYCEVLGAAATTDYNNNHEGREEDQRLINLVGESLRLLGNTFVALSDLRCNLACAPPRHLHVVRPMSHYTTPMVLQQAAIPIQINVGTTVTMTGNGSRPPPAPSSEAASPGPGQASSLPPSSSTADPSTEGAPPPGAAPPSAASHPRVIRISHQSVEPVVMMHMNIQDSGSQPGGVPSAPTGPLGPPGHGQTLGSTLIQLPSLPPELMHAVAHQITHQAMVAAVASAAAGQQVPGFPTAPTRVVIARPTPPQARPSHPGGPPVSGTLGTGLGTNTSLAQMVSGLVGQLLMQPVLVAQGTPGMAAAAAPAPAPAPAPAPAPATASASAGTTNTATTAGPAPGGPAQPPPPQPSAADLQFSQLLGNLLGPAGPGAGGPGLASPTITVAMPGVPAFLQGMTDFLQASQTAPPPPPPPPPPPPAPEQQTTPPPGSPSGGAGSPGGLGPESLPPEFFTSVVQGVLSSLLGSLGARAGSSESIAAFIQRLSGSSNIFEPGADGALGFFGALLSLLCQNFSMVDVVMLLHGHFQPLQRLQPQLRAFFHQHYLGGQEPTPGNIRMATHTLITGLEEYVRESFSLVQVQPGVDIIRTNLEFLQEQFNSIAAHVLHCTDSGFGARLLELCNQGLFECLALNLHCLGGQQMELAAVINGRIRRMSRGVNPSLVSWLTTMMGLRLQVVLEHMPVGPDAILRYVRRVGDPPQALPEEPMEVQGAERTSPEPQRENASPAPGTTAEEAMSRAPPPAPEGGSRDEQDSASADAEPWAAAVPPEWVPIIQQDIQSQRKVKPQPPLSDAYLSGMPAKRRKLRSDIQKRLQEDPNYSPQRFPNAHRAFADDP
- the Bag6 gene encoding large proline-rich protein BAG6 isoform X13, giving the protein MCVCMCLAACGLSRVAATPTEGGGGRRGRSASRSGLPELSAMEPSDSTGTAMEEPDSLEVLVKTLDSQTRTFIVGAQMNVKEFKEHIAASVSIPSEKQRLIYQGRVLQDDKKLQEYNVGGKVIHLVERAPPQTQLPSGASSGTGSASATHGGAPLPGTRGPGASVHDRNANSYVMVGTFNLPSDGSAVDVHINMEQAPIQSEPRVRLVMAQHMIRDIQTLLSRMECRGGPQAQASQPPPQTPTVASETALSSQPSEPVESEAPPREPMESEDMEERTPAQTPELTPSGPAPAGPTPAPETNTPNHPSPAEHVEVLQELQRLQRRLQPFLQRYCEVLGAAATTDYNNNHEGREEDQRLINLVGESLRLLGNTFVALSDLRCNLACAPPRHLHVVRPMSHYTTPMVLQQAAIPIQINVGTTVTMTGNGSRPPPAPSSEAASPGPGQASSLPPSSSTADPSTEGAPPPGAAPPSAASHPRVIRISHQSVEPVVMMHMNIQDSGSQPGGVPSAPTGPLGPPGHGQTLGQQVPGFPTAPTRVVIARPTPPQARPSHPGGPPVSGTLQGTGLGTNTSLAQMVSGLVGQLLMQPVLVAQGTPGMAAAAAPAPAPAPAPAPAPATASASAGTTNTATTAGPAPGGPAQPPPPQPSAADLQFSQLLGNLLGPAGPGAGGPGLASPTITVAMPGVPAFLQGMTDFLQASQTAPPPPPPPPPPPPAPEQQTTPPPGSPSGGAGSPGGLGPESLPPEFFTSVVQGVLSSLLGSLGARAGSSESIAAFIQRLSGSSNIFEPGADGALGFFGALLSLLCQNFSMVDVVMLLHGHFQPLQRLQPQLRAFFHQHYLGGQEPTPGNIRMATHTLITGLEEYVRESFSLVQVQPGVDIIRTNLEFLQEQFNSIAAHVLHCTDSGFGARLLELCNQGLFECLALNLHCLGGQQMELAAVINGRIRRMSRGVNPSLVSWLTTMMGLRLQVVLEHMPVGPDAILRYVRRVGDPPQALPEEPMEVQGAERTSPEPQRENASPAPGTTAEEAMSRAPPPAPEGGSRDEQDSASADAEPWAAAVPPEWVPIIQQDIQSQRKVKPQPPLSDAYLSGMPAKRRKLRSDIQKRLQEDPNYSPQRFPNAHRAFADDP
- the Bag6 gene encoding large proline-rich protein BAG6 isoform X5; its protein translation is MCVCMCLAACGLSRVAATPTEGGGGRRGRSASRSGLPELSAMEPSDSTGTAMEEPDSLEVLVKTLDSQTRTFIVGAQMNVKEFKEHIAASVSIPSEKQRLIYQGRVLQDDKKLQEYNVGGKVIHLVERAPPQTQLPSGASSGTGSASATHGGAPLPGTRGPGASVHDRNANSYVMVGTFNLPSDGSAVDVHINMEQAPIQSEPRVRLVMAQHMIRDIQTLLSRMECRGGPQAQASQPPPQTPTVASETALSSQPSEPVESEAPPREPMESEDMEERTPAQTPELTPSGPAPAGPTPAPETNTPNHPSPAEHVEVLQELQRLQRRLQPFLQRYCEVLGAAATTDYNNNHEGREEDQRLINLVGESLRLLGNTFVALSDLRCNLACAPPRHLHVVRPMSHYTTPMVLQQAAIPIQINVGTTVTMTGNGSRPPPAPSSEAASPGPGQASSLPPSSSTADPSTEGAPPPGAAPPSAASHPRVIRISHQSVEPVVMMHMNIQDSGSQPGGVPSAPTGPLGPPGHGQTLGQQVPGFPTAPTRVVIARPTPPQARPSHPGGPPVSGTLGTGLGTNTSLAQMVSGLVGQLLMQPVLVAQGTPGMAAAAAPAPAPAPAPAPAPATASASAGTTNTATTAGPAPGGPAQPPPPQPSAADLQFSQLLGNLLGPAGPGAGGPGLASPTITVAMPGVPAFLQGMTDFLQASQTAPPPPPPPPPPPPAPEQQTTPPPGSPSGGAGSPGGLGPESLPPEFFTSVVQGVLSSLLGSLGARAGSSESIAAFIQRLSGSSNIFEPGADGALGFFGALLSLLCQNFSMVDVVMLLHGHFQPLQRLQPQLRAFFHQHYLGGQEPTPGNIRMATHTLITGLEEYVRESFSLVQVQPGVDIIRTNLEFLQEQFNSIAAHVLHCTDSGFGARLLELCNQGLFECLALNLHCLGGQQMELAAVINGRIRRMSRGVNPSLVSWLTTMMGLRLQVVLEHMPVGPDAILRYVRRVGDPPQALPEEPMEVQGAERTSPEPQRENASPAPGTTAEEAMSRAPPPAPEGGSRDEQDSASADAEPWAAAVPPEWVPIIQQDIQSQRKVKPQPPLSDAYLSGMPAKRRKTMQGEGPQLLLSEAVSRAAKAAGARPLTSPESLSRDLEAPEVQESYRQQLRSDIQKRLQEDPNYSPQRFPNAHRAFADDP